The following coding sequences are from one Methanohalophilus halophilus window:
- the lysS gene encoding lysine--tRNA ligase, translating to MAEITHWADVVAEETLEKGNTHLVATGITPSGHIHVGNMREVVTADAAYRALLDKDANAELIYIADTYDPLRKVYPFLDESYEEHVGKPLSEIPCPCGKCKNYADHFLQPFLDSLHRLGIKPEVYLADELYKSGRYNEAIKTALKKRDEIAAILKEVSGKEPTDDWNPFNPICMECGKINTTKVTGFDEREETVDYTCSCGHSGTVPMQGGGKLTWRVDWPARWQILGVSVEPFGKDHASRGGSYDTGKRIAREIFGCEPPHPIVYEWIMLGKEGAMSSSTGVVVSIADMLKVVPPEVLRYLIIRTKPEKHIRFDPAQPLLTLVDQYEKLHHTDTSSEYDRRVKELSHASSLCHTEIPFKHMTTIHQVAHGDFDRILKIVERAGYDTENTECIKQLADNVGNWLDMYAPPFAKFSVQEKLPELAATLSDKQRAFLTTLADALEESAELDGSDYHNLVYSAKEEDGRLHKEMEKVLGDEFKISPKDLFKALYISLLGQASGPKAGWFLSSLEKEFLIRRFREAADYRP from the coding sequence ATGGCAGAAATTACACACTGGGCAGATGTTGTTGCTGAAGAAACCCTTGAAAAGGGAAATACACACCTCGTTGCAACCGGTATCACCCCCTCCGGCCACATCCATGTCGGGAACATGCGGGAGGTTGTGACGGCCGATGCCGCATATCGTGCATTACTGGACAAGGATGCAAACGCAGAACTGATCTACATTGCAGACACCTACGACCCTCTGAGAAAGGTCTATCCGTTTTTGGATGAAAGTTATGAGGAACATGTGGGCAAACCCCTCTCCGAGATTCCCTGTCCCTGTGGTAAATGCAAGAATTATGCAGATCATTTCCTGCAACCTTTCCTGGATTCCCTGCACCGGCTGGGAATCAAGCCTGAAGTCTACCTGGCAGATGAACTGTACAAATCCGGCAGGTATAACGAGGCCATTAAAACTGCCCTGAAAAAGAGAGATGAGATTGCAGCCATCCTGAAAGAGGTTTCCGGAAAGGAGCCTACTGATGACTGGAATCCCTTCAACCCCATCTGCATGGAGTGCGGAAAGATCAATACCACAAAGGTTACTGGTTTCGATGAAAGGGAAGAAACAGTGGATTATACCTGTTCCTGCGGCCACAGTGGCACTGTACCCATGCAGGGCGGCGGGAAACTTACCTGGCGTGTGGACTGGCCTGCCCGCTGGCAGATCCTCGGTGTGAGCGTGGAACCTTTCGGTAAGGATCACGCCTCCAGGGGTGGCTCCTATGACACGGGCAAACGTATCGCCAGGGAAATATTTGGCTGCGAACCCCCACACCCTATTGTCTATGAATGGATCATGCTGGGCAAGGAAGGGGCGATGTCCTCATCCACTGGCGTGGTTGTATCCATTGCAGATATGCTCAAAGTTGTACCCCCAGAAGTTCTTAGGTATCTGATCATCCGGACAAAACCTGAAAAACACATCCGTTTTGACCCTGCACAACCCCTTCTCACTCTTGTGGACCAATATGAAAAACTTCACCACACCGACACAAGTTCCGAATATGACAGGCGTGTAAAGGAACTTTCTCATGCAAGCAGCCTGTGCCATACGGAAATCCCATTCAAGCATATGACAACCATTCATCAGGTAGCTCACGGGGATTTCGACAGGATATTGAAAATCGTGGAACGGGCAGGTTACGATACCGAAAATACGGAATGCATAAAGCAGCTCGCCGATAATGTGGGCAACTGGCTTGATATGTATGCCCCTCCCTTCGCAAAATTCAGCGTCCAGGAGAAACTGCCCGAGCTTGCAGCCACCCTTTCCGACAAACAACGAGCATTCCTGACAACCCTTGCCGATGCACTTGAAGAAAGCGCAGAACTTGACGGTTCTGATTATCACAACCTTGTCTATTCCGCAAAGGAAGAGGACGGCAGGCTGCACAAGGAGATGGAGAAAGTACTGGGAGACGAATTCAAAATCAGCCCGAAGGATTTGTTCAAAGCGCTCTACATCTCCCTGCTGGGCCAGGCTTCCGGGCCAAAAGCCGGATGGTTCCTGTCCTCACTGGAAAAGGAATTCCTGATCCGACGATTCAGGGAAGCCGCAGATTACAGGCCCTGA
- a CDS encoding carboxypeptidase-like regulatory domain-containing protein, whose protein sequence is MNKRIINLLMLALILAMLTTPAVSGHRVYLMHQVNEVEVKAWYGGGDPIANADITIYAIKDGEEEIYIEDVTDEDGMYYFSPKLGVDEYRIIVSQMGHQDEIEIDLKGEGKSAEENNSTDDTELPLTANIVAGIGYIMGFAGIGLYARARKMQKE, encoded by the coding sequence ATGAATAAACGGATAATAAATCTACTGATGCTGGCCCTCATTCTTGCAATGCTTACAACTCCAGCAGTTTCTGGACATCGTGTTTATCTCATGCACCAGGTAAACGAGGTAGAGGTAAAGGCCTGGTATGGTGGCGGCGACCCCATAGCCAACGCCGATATTACGATCTATGCCATAAAAGACGGTGAAGAGGAGATTTACATTGAAGATGTAACCGATGAAGATGGCATGTACTATTTCTCCCCGAAACTCGGAGTGGATGAATACCGTATAATTGTCTCCCAGATGGGACATCAGGATGAAATTGAAATCGACCTCAAGGGTGAGGGAAAATCTGCGGAAGAAAACAATTCCACAGATGACACGGAATTACCCCTCACAGCCAACATTGTAGCAGGAATCGGATACATTATGGGATTTGCCGGAATCGGATTGTATGCACGTGCCCGTAAAATGCAGAAGGAATAA
- a CDS encoding DUF3656 domain-containing U32 family peptidase: MNKKPELLAPAGDYDSLVAAVQNGADAVYLGGSAFSARGYADNFPDVNLGEAIDYAHLYGVRVYVTVNTLIKDSEFSQAMDLLTELCNRGVDAVIIQDIGLLAACRSHLPQMPVHASTQMTVHNTESVKLLERYGVKRVVLSREMSLEEIASMNDNTNMELEVFVHGALCISYSGQCLMSSMIGGRSGNRGYCAQPCRRQYSLSCDDEIVTAGYLLSPNDLCAARLIPELVAAGVDSFKIEGRMKKPEYVAGVVSLYRRFIDRYFADPTNFHVAESEIRYLEQLFNRGFTSAYLEGGTRDMMGTVSPGNRGIPIGTIVGIGRYMDRAVVSLEEDINVGDGVVSGSGDGEKIGVIYRAGRQEKSASAGDTIEISFSGCLQEGDILYRTLDSRQKKKLQQTYTSAAPQRKIPISMQLKARWGHPLTLSVEDRDCNTVSLHSDYVVEGAKGKAASEKQLHKQLAKLGNTAFDPSSIYVKMDDGIFVPVGVLNELRNDAVDLLHKKRTEQYHRECSKPPLEPLDSSAESNTNPLLCVAVSSVEDAEAAVAAGADVIYFAGLHMPSVDEITTVKKQCQSGQTSLYLSTPRIIKNGEMKDLFWLLEEARECSGLLVANMGMIGLASEKEIPFVIDVPLNIFNHHSCTVLKNLGARRVTTSPELTLDELGQVADSCSGLECIVEGNFEVMVSEYCPLSDAAGCSDSCRKVESALVDRKGYSFPLKMDEHCRMHLLNSRGLSMLDYLGDVIATGVSAIRIEARWESPGDIGSLVGLYRQVLDGRADTRKMRAGKKYTTGHFYRGVL, translated from the coding sequence ATGAACAAAAAACCGGAACTTCTTGCTCCTGCAGGTGACTATGATTCCCTGGTGGCTGCGGTCCAGAACGGGGCCGATGCGGTCTATCTCGGGGGTTCGGCCTTCAGTGCACGGGGTTATGCAGATAATTTCCCGGATGTCAATCTCGGGGAAGCGATTGATTATGCCCATCTTTACGGGGTCAGGGTCTATGTGACCGTAAATACCCTGATAAAGGACAGTGAGTTTTCGCAGGCCATGGATCTTTTGACTGAATTATGCAATAGGGGAGTGGATGCTGTCATCATACAGGATATCGGCTTGCTTGCCGCCTGCCGTAGCCATCTCCCGCAAATGCCCGTTCATGCCAGTACCCAGATGACAGTACATAACACTGAGTCAGTGAAATTGCTGGAACGATACGGGGTAAAACGTGTGGTCCTCTCCCGCGAGATGAGTCTGGAAGAGATTGCTTCAATGAATGATAACACAAATATGGAACTTGAGGTCTTCGTGCACGGAGCCCTCTGTATCTCGTATTCCGGACAGTGTCTTATGAGTAGCATGATAGGGGGAAGAAGTGGCAACAGAGGCTACTGCGCCCAGCCCTGCCGCAGGCAGTATTCGCTTAGTTGTGATGATGAAATTGTTACAGCAGGCTACCTGCTAAGTCCCAATGACCTGTGTGCAGCCCGTTTGATTCCGGAGCTGGTAGCAGCGGGTGTGGATTCTTTCAAGATAGAGGGCAGGATGAAAAAACCCGAATACGTGGCGGGTGTGGTCTCCCTCTATCGCAGGTTCATTGATCGTTATTTTGCAGACCCCACAAATTTCCATGTGGCCGAATCAGAGATACGTTATCTTGAACAGCTCTTTAACCGGGGTTTCACTTCAGCCTATCTTGAAGGAGGTACCCGGGACATGATGGGTACCGTCTCACCGGGTAACCGGGGCATCCCCATTGGGACAATTGTGGGAATTGGCAGGTACATGGATCGTGCTGTAGTTTCCCTTGAAGAAGACATTAATGTAGGTGACGGGGTTGTTTCGGGATCAGGTGATGGTGAGAAGATAGGTGTGATCTATCGGGCAGGCAGACAGGAAAAGAGCGCATCGGCCGGGGATACGATAGAGATTTCTTTCTCCGGATGCCTGCAGGAAGGGGATATCCTTTACCGTACTCTGGACAGCCGCCAGAAAAAAAAGTTGCAACAGACCTATACCTCTGCTGCACCACAGCGTAAAATTCCGATCAGCATGCAGCTGAAGGCGCGGTGGGGTCATCCTCTAACACTGTCAGTGGAGGATAGGGATTGCAATACCGTCTCCCTTCATTCTGACTATGTGGTCGAGGGGGCCAAAGGAAAAGCAGCCTCTGAAAAACAGTTGCATAAACAATTGGCAAAGCTGGGAAATACGGCTTTTGATCCCTCCTCTATATATGTAAAAATGGATGACGGGATTTTCGTTCCTGTTGGGGTGCTGAATGAGCTGCGCAACGATGCTGTGGACCTTCTACACAAAAAACGAACCGAACAATATCACCGGGAATGCAGCAAACCTCCCCTTGAGCCGTTGGATAGTAGTGCTGAGTCCAATACAAACCCGTTGCTCTGTGTGGCTGTATCCTCGGTTGAAGATGCGGAGGCTGCTGTGGCTGCAGGTGCAGATGTGATCTATTTCGCAGGATTGCACATGCCTTCGGTTGATGAAATTACTACAGTTAAAAAGCAATGCCAGAGTGGGCAAACATCCCTTTATCTATCCACCCCGCGAATCATTAAAAACGGGGAAATGAAAGACCTTTTCTGGCTGCTGGAAGAGGCACGGGAATGCAGTGGGCTGCTTGTGGCCAACATGGGGATGATCGGGCTGGCATCGGAAAAGGAAATTCCTTTTGTTATCGACGTCCCGCTGAATATTTTCAACCACCATTCCTGTACCGTCCTGAAAAACCTCGGAGCCCGAAGGGTCACGACATCTCCGGAACTGACACTGGATGAGCTTGGTCAGGTCGCTGACAGTTGCAGCGGTCTGGAATGCATCGTAGAAGGCAACTTCGAGGTAATGGTCTCAGAATATTGCCCCCTTTCGGACGCTGCAGGATGTTCGGATTCCTGTCGCAAGGTGGAAAGTGCACTTGTTGACAGGAAAGGTTATTCCTTCCCTTTGAAAATGGATGAACACTGCCGGATGCACCTGCTTAACTCCCGGGGATTGAGCATGCTTGATTACCTCGGGGATGTGATCGCTACAGGGGTTTCTGCTATACGTATCGAAGCCCGCTGGGAGTCGCCGGGTGATATCGGCAGTCTGGTTGGCCTTTACAGGCAGGTTCTGGACGGCAGGGCGGATACAAGGAAAATGCGTGCAGGCAAAAAATATACCACTGGTCACTTCTATCGGGGTGTACTATGA
- a CDS encoding nucleoside 2-deoxyribosyltransferase — MKVFLSGSIRGGRQNLPVYQQMVQIVENQGHDVASLHVADPHVEENETGMSEAEIFERDMHLLDGCDCMVAEVSLASTGVGYEVCSALNLGIPVQCVYREGSTVSAMLLGNTNHLILLDAYSEDKDLEALIPSFLDFVSGEDAQVE, encoded by the coding sequence ATGAAAGTATTCCTGTCAGGTTCTATCAGGGGAGGCAGGCAAAACCTCCCGGTTTATCAGCAAATGGTACAGATTGTAGAAAATCAGGGGCACGATGTGGCCAGTCTGCATGTGGCTGACCCACATGTTGAAGAAAATGAAACAGGCATGTCTGAAGCCGAAATTTTTGAAAGGGACATGCACTTGCTTGATGGCTGTGACTGCATGGTTGCAGAGGTCTCTCTTGCCTCCACAGGTGTTGGCTATGAGGTATGCTCTGCCCTGAACCTTGGTATTCCGGTGCAATGTGTCTACCGTGAAGGTTCAACGGTCTCTGCAATGCTGCTGGGAAACACCAATCACCTGATTCTTTTGGATGCTTACAGTGAAGACAAAGATCTCGAAGCCCTCATCCCGTCTTTTTTGGACTTTGTAAGCGGTGAAGATGCGCAGGTGGAATGA
- a CDS encoding pro-sigmaK processing inhibitor BofA family protein yields the protein MVGSEIILVLVALIVALLIYKVLKTVKGLIVNTILGLAIIVGANVIFGLGIAYSAVVILTCAIGGPIGALLVILLNHLGIFF from the coding sequence ATGGTAGGATCAGAAATAATTCTCGTTCTTGTAGCGCTCATTGTAGCCCTTCTGATATATAAGGTGCTCAAGACCGTAAAAGGGCTCATAGTAAACACCATTCTAGGCCTTGCTATTATAGTGGGAGCAAATGTCATTTTTGGGTTGGGCATAGCTTACTCGGCCGTGGTAATCCTGACATGTGCTATTGGCGGACCAATCGGAGCCTTACTGGTTATCCTGCTCAACCATCTTGGCATCTTCTTCTGA
- the cbiM gene encoding cobalt transporter CbiM: MVHITDGVLSPTVIAAGWAATAILLALTLWWSKRREDPLEQIPKISILTAAFFVASLIHISLGPTSVHLILNGLLGVLLGTLAYPAIFVGLILQAFLFQHGGITVIGVNTLNVGIPALIVAFIFKKGYSVGINPSVLGIICGGIATLLTALLMALVLITTGEEFTEVAYAAIAAHVPIMIVEALVTGSVVGFLLKVKPEMLPERRSQK; the protein is encoded by the coding sequence ATGGTACATATTACAGATGGTGTGCTTTCCCCGACAGTAATTGCAGCAGGCTGGGCAGCTACTGCAATATTGCTTGCCCTGACACTCTGGTGGAGTAAAAGGAGAGAAGACCCACTGGAACAGATACCGAAAATATCCATATTGACAGCTGCTTTTTTTGTTGCTTCCCTGATACACATATCCCTGGGACCCACATCTGTACACCTGATCCTCAACGGTTTACTCGGGGTCCTGCTGGGCACCCTTGCCTACCCTGCAATCTTTGTGGGCCTTATACTACAGGCATTCCTGTTCCAGCACGGAGGAATTACGGTGATCGGGGTGAACACATTGAATGTGGGAATACCGGCCTTGATTGTAGCATTCATATTCAAGAAGGGATATTCGGTGGGTATCAATCCATCTGTTCTGGGAATTATCTGCGGCGGAATTGCGACCCTGCTAACAGCCCTTCTGATGGCCCTTGTACTTATCACAACAGGCGAGGAATTCACCGAAGTAGCTTATGCGGCTATTGCAGCCCATGTCCCAATTATGATAGTCGAAGCCCTTGTGACAGGCTCTGTAGTAGGATTTTTGCTGAAGGTTAAACCTGAAATGTTACCTGAAAGGAGGTCACAAAAATGA
- a CDS encoding DUF4198 domain-containing protein, producing MRKIITTLLLAIMLAATIGTASAHFTMVFPSDDDNMWDVAPEDYIAELGEEKTIYIMWGHPYEHISFDVSSIPEVTITKPDGTTETLTVEETTVEGMDEEGNDGTFVAYKTSFTVDQLGDTVIAVKYEDGEEELIDYTKAVIHCGEEMWLGWDSEVGQETEIVPYMRPYGMEEGFVFAGQALHNDEPLVGADVEIEIYHDLEEGKEVVEEAEEMYPYDAPMVFTRLTKSNAQGDFSYTLDEPGIWFVGATMEPEAGKATRGVFIIPVIKEFPAEDANGDYAELQQEVDEAKQLAQEAKESTESTTESAPGFEGILAIAAILGAIFLVRRK from the coding sequence ATGAGAAAAATAATCACAACACTATTACTGGCTATTATGCTGGCAGCCACGATTGGAACGGCCAGTGCCCATTTCACCATGGTATTCCCATCAGACGACGACAATATGTGGGACGTTGCACCCGAAGATTATATTGCAGAACTCGGAGAGGAAAAAACCATCTATATCATGTGGGGACATCCTTATGAACACATATCTTTTGATGTTAGCTCGATACCCGAAGTGACCATCACAAAACCTGACGGGACAACAGAAACCCTCACAGTGGAGGAGACTACCGTGGAAGGAATGGATGAGGAAGGCAATGATGGCACTTTTGTTGCCTACAAGACATCATTCACCGTGGACCAGCTGGGAGACACTGTTATCGCAGTTAAATATGAAGACGGTGAGGAAGAACTCATTGATTACACCAAAGCCGTGATCCACTGCGGAGAAGAGATGTGGTTGGGCTGGGATAGTGAAGTAGGACAGGAAACGGAAATCGTGCCCTACATGAGACCCTATGGCATGGAAGAAGGATTTGTGTTTGCAGGCCAGGCCCTCCACAACGATGAACCGCTGGTAGGTGCAGATGTGGAAATTGAGATCTATCACGACCTTGAAGAAGGTAAAGAGGTTGTGGAAGAAGCAGAGGAAATGTATCCCTATGACGCCCCGATGGTCTTTACAAGACTCACGAAATCCAATGCACAGGGAGATTTCTCTTATACCCTTGACGAACCCGGCATCTGGTTTGTGGGTGCTACCATGGAACCTGAAGCCGGCAAAGCAACACGTGGAGTGTTCATCATACCGGTGATCAAGGAATTCCCCGCAGAAGATGCAAATGGTGACTATGCAGAACTCCAGCAGGAAGTGGATGAAGCAAAACAACTTGCACAAGAAGCAAAGGAATCTACGGAATCCACCACTGAAAGTGCTCCCGGCTTTGAAGGAATACTGGCTATTGCCGCTATCCTTGGAGCAATCTTCCTCGTCAGAAGAAAATAA
- a CDS encoding energy-coupling factor ABC transporter ATP-binding protein, whose protein sequence is MNEAISVRNLNYAYPDGTLALKDIELHVKKGEKIGILGPNGAGKTTLFMHLNGIIKNPDGEVSIFNQDISSLKTEERIHRVGVVFQDPDDQLFMPTIFDDVAFGPINMELNKEEVQKRVSSALKTVGLSGFEERVPHNLSYGQKKRAAIAAVLSMGPEILILDEPTANLDPRSKAELIKLVNRLNSEGITTIIASHEVNTLPELVDRIYIINREIIAEGTPREIFSDWQLLRDNNLEAPDVFKLFQVLTCFGYDCEKLPLSINEAVDELTKTIEGGKGHVHLHIHEHTHRDVNECLNNYNHHEDRGI, encoded by the coding sequence ATGAATGAAGCAATAAGTGTCCGTAATTTAAATTATGCATATCCCGATGGGACACTCGCATTAAAAGATATAGAACTACATGTCAAAAAGGGAGAAAAAATCGGTATATTGGGCCCCAACGGGGCGGGTAAGACCACCCTTTTCATGCATTTAAACGGGATTATCAAGAATCCCGATGGTGAGGTCAGCATATTCAACCAGGATATTTCCAGCCTCAAGACCGAGGAAAGGATACACAGAGTAGGAGTCGTATTTCAGGACCCGGATGACCAGCTGTTCATGCCAACAATCTTTGATGATGTGGCGTTTGGGCCCATCAACATGGAACTGAATAAAGAAGAGGTACAGAAGAGGGTATCTTCTGCACTGAAAACAGTGGGCCTTTCTGGATTTGAGGAAAGGGTACCCCATAACCTCAGTTATGGCCAGAAAAAGAGGGCTGCAATTGCTGCTGTCCTTTCAATGGGACCGGAAATCCTGATCCTTGACGAGCCCACTGCAAATCTTGACCCCAGAAGCAAAGCGGAACTGATCAAACTCGTAAATCGCCTCAACAGTGAGGGGATTACAACCATAATTGCAAGCCATGAAGTAAATACTCTTCCGGAACTTGTTGACCGGATATATATCATAAATCGGGAAATTATTGCTGAAGGTACACCCCGCGAAATATTTTCAGACTGGCAATTACTCAGGGATAACAACCTGGAGGCACCGGATGTATTCAAACTCTTCCAGGTACTCACATGTTTTGGATATGATTGTGAGAAATTGCCCTTAAGTATCAACGAAGCAGTTGACGAATTAACAAAAACGATAGAAGGTGGCAAAGGACATGTCCACCTGCACATTCATGAACATACCCACAGGGATGTAAACGAATGCCTCAACAATTATAACCACCATGAAGACCGTGGGATATAA
- a CDS encoding MazG nucleotide pyrophosphohydrolase domain-containing protein has protein sequence MEIAAFQQLMRDLYLENDKRRGKTATTLWLVEEIGELAEAIRRDDRENIREELADCFAWIGALANLYGIDLEEAFSEKYPQSCPTCGRNPCICTD, from the coding sequence ATGGAGATAGCAGCATTCCAGCAACTGATGCGTGACCTTTATCTGGAAAACGACAAAAGACGGGGTAAAACAGCGACTACCCTCTGGCTGGTGGAAGAGATTGGAGAGCTTGCAGAGGCCATTCGCCGGGATGATCGGGAGAACATCCGGGAAGAACTTGCCGATTGTTTTGCCTGGATCGGAGCGCTGGCAAACCTCTATGGGATAGACCTGGAGGAGGCATTCAGCGAGAAATATCCACAGAGTTGTCCCACCTGTGGAAGGAATCCGTGTATCTGCACGGATTAA
- a CDS encoding class I SAM-dependent methyltransferase, with product MACEHFSAWDEEYRHVRWAGPLDISSLQEELEGGELILDAGCGHGRYAIPLSREYTTMGCDVSQRGLLRLQEKAELPLCRASITDLPFPEDSFDVVLCQGVLQHLFEAERKQAADQMTNVLKPEGKLIFEAFGREDMRYGGAAVEQHTFRRKNGIIYHYFTMEELEGLFDKLDISKKENRLKKKIFRGEEYIRHSIFLVARKPSEEDAKMVEQDNQ from the coding sequence ATGGCCTGCGAACATTTCAGCGCCTGGGACGAGGAATACCGTCATGTCCGGTGGGCGGGACCCCTCGATATATCCTCCCTGCAGGAGGAACTTGAGGGAGGGGAACTTATACTGGATGCCGGCTGCGGCCACGGCAGGTATGCCATACCCCTCTCACGTGAATATACAACCATGGGCTGTGATGTCTCCCAGCGTGGCCTTTTGAGATTACAGGAAAAGGCAGAATTGCCGTTATGCAGGGCAAGCATTACAGACCTTCCTTTCCCTGAGGACTCTTTTGATGTGGTACTGTGTCAGGGAGTACTCCAGCACCTGTTTGAGGCGGAAAGAAAACAGGCTGCAGACCAGATGACGAATGTACTGAAACCGGAAGGGAAACTTATCTTCGAGGCTTTTGGCAGGGAGGACATGCGCTATGGGGGGGCTGCCGTGGAGCAGCATACATTCCGGCGCAAAAATGGAATTATCTACCACTATTTCACCATGGAAGAATTAGAGGGTCTTTTTGATAAACTGGATATCAGTAAAAAAGAAAACAGACTGAAAAAAAAGATATTCAGAGGCGAAGAATACATCCGCCATTCGATTTTCCTTGTAGCCCGCAAACCTTCAGAAGAAGATGCCAAGATGGTTGAGCAGGATAACCAGTAA
- the hisF gene encoding imidazole glycerol phosphate synthase subunit HisF, which produces MLTKRIIPCLDVTLDEAGGTVVKGVEFLDLRKAGDPVELAKRYNEQGADELVFLDITASHEGRDTMIDVIQRTANEVFIPLTVGGGIGSVERIREILRAGADKVSINTAAVKNPQLVREGADIFGSQCIVVAIDCKRNTDVENNPDKTIIELEDGSRVWYEVVIYGGRKRTGVDTVQWAKKVEELGAGEILLTSMDRDGTYDGFDLPITRKLSEELEIPIIASGGVGGPEHMQEGFVEGKADAGLAASIFHFGEYTVDDVKKHLRKNNVPVRP; this is translated from the coding sequence ATGCTCACAAAAAGAATCATCCCATGTCTTGACGTAACTCTGGATGAAGCCGGCGGGACCGTAGTCAAGGGTGTGGAATTCCTTGACCTCAGGAAAGCCGGAGATCCGGTGGAACTGGCAAAACGCTATAATGAACAGGGAGCTGACGAACTGGTTTTCCTGGATATTACGGCATCCCATGAAGGCAGGGATACCATGATCGATGTAATACAGCGCACAGCCAATGAGGTTTTCATTCCCCTGACAGTGGGAGGAGGAATTGGTTCGGTAGAGCGTATTCGTGAGATCCTGCGTGCGGGTGCTGATAAGGTTTCCATCAACACCGCAGCGGTCAAAAACCCTCAACTTGTGCGGGAAGGTGCGGACATATTTGGCTCCCAGTGTATTGTTGTTGCTATTGATTGTAAGCGCAATACAGATGTTGAGAACAATCCGGATAAGACCATCATCGAACTTGAGGACGGAAGCCGGGTATGGTATGAAGTTGTCATCTATGGCGGACGCAAACGTACCGGTGTCGATACTGTACAGTGGGCAAAGAAGGTGGAAGAGCTGGGTGCGGGTGAGATCCTGCTGACCAGTATGGACCGTGACGGTACCTATGACGGCTTTGACCTGCCGATAACCCGCAAGCTTTCCGAGGAACTGGAAATCCCGATCATTGCATCAGGCGGGGTAGGTGGCCCTGAACACATGCAGGAAGGATTTGTAGAAGGCAAAGCTGATGCAGGACTGGCTGCCAGTATTTTCCATTTCGGGGAATATACGGTTGACGATGTGAAAAAACACCTGCGTAAGAACAACGTGCCTGTACGACCCTGA
- the cbiQ gene encoding cobalt ECF transporter T component CbiQ codes for MEYPHIDRYAEMDSPIHSLDHRMKMVAFFILIFSFVFLPQLSLALIALFASLMTLVISGLPKMFVLHRVKWAVLILLPLFFILPFTVEGRGIFGTGYFTISYEGVYLASLIMLRAIAAVTLVVIMLATASFDTTIKALYSLKVPSTIVQMLMFTYRYIFVITDEFQRMWKAIRSKGFRPATGKYALSITGNLIGMLLVKSYDRAERVYQAMIAKGYTGKPCTIVEFHMKGKDYLAGITIIAVAILLHTYHLVF; via the coding sequence ATGGAATATCCCCATATTGACCGTTATGCAGAGATGGATTCACCTATCCACTCCCTGGACCACAGGATGAAAATGGTGGCCTTTTTTATCCTTATATTTTCATTTGTCTTCCTGCCCCAGTTAAGCCTTGCTCTAATAGCCCTCTTTGCCAGCCTGATGACATTGGTCATCTCCGGGTTACCTAAAATGTTTGTTTTGCACAGGGTCAAATGGGCAGTACTAATTCTATTACCCCTTTTTTTCATATTGCCATTTACAGTGGAAGGCAGAGGAATATTTGGAACCGGCTATTTCACTATTTCATATGAAGGGGTCTATCTTGCAAGCCTCATAATGCTACGGGCAATTGCAGCTGTTACACTGGTGGTCATTATGCTTGCAACCGCAAGTTTTGATACCACCATCAAGGCCCTTTATTCCCTGAAGGTACCCTCCACTATAGTACAGATGCTTATGTTCACATACCGCTATATTTTTGTGATAACTGATGAGTTCCAGCGGATGTGGAAGGCCATAAGATCAAAGGGTTTTCGTCCGGCAACAGGTAAATATGCTCTTTCTATAACAGGAAACCTTATCGGAATGCTCCTTGTCAAAAGTTATGACCGGGCTGAAAGGGTATACCAGGCAATGATTGCAAAAGGATATACGGGCAAACCATGCACTATCGTGGAATTTCATATGAAAGGAAAAGATTATCTGGCAGGTATCACCATTATAGCGGTTGCGATCCTGTTACATACCTACCACCTGGTGTTCTGA